From a region of the Sesamum indicum cultivar Zhongzhi No. 13 linkage group LG3, S_indicum_v1.0, whole genome shotgun sequence genome:
- the LOC105157577 gene encoding F-box/kelch-repeat protein At1g80440-like: MDLIPGLPDDLGLECLVRVPHQYFSSVSSVCRSWKRRIELPEFWRHRKASGLTRKVIVMAQARVDPNRGLGAKKHAPVYRLTICEPETGYWAELPPIPGGLPIFCQLVGVGLNLVVLGGWNPVTWEVSNGVFIYNFISATWHRGADIPGSKRSFFACASDSDRTVFVAGGHDEEKCALKSALAYDVAEDKWMTMPDMARERDESKGVFNRGKFHVISGYSTNAQGQFETSAESFDIATWEWAPVQEDFLNNPMCPRNCVDDGNGKLLMCNDSHVIVGQGSTWEAVAELPNNIRNMGLMTAWEGKVVIIGSERFGAAHEMLVLDLKSSKWKKVEVEEDFTGHVQYGCCLEL, from the coding sequence ATGGATCTCATCCCGGGTCTGCCGGATGATCTTGGGCTCGAGTGTCTGGTCAGGGTTCCCCACCAGTATTTCTCTTCTGTTTCATCAGTCTGCAGGAGTTGGAAGCGCCGGATTGAGCTCCCGGAGTTCTGGCGGCACCGGAAAGCCTCCGGTTTGACCCGGAAGGTCATCGTCATGGCACAGGCCCGGGTCGACCCGAACCGGGGACTTGGAGCCAAGAAGCATGCCCCAGTTTATAGGCTGACCATTTGTGAACCAGAAACGGGTTACTGGGCGGAGCTGCCGCCGATACCCGGTGGGTTGCCGATATTTTGCCAATTAGTTGGGGTTGGGCTGAACCTGGTGGTGCTGGGCGGGTGGAACCCGGTGACTTGGGAGGTCTCAAATGGCGTGTTCATTTACAACTTCATTTCTGCCACGTGGCATCGTGGGGCCGACATTCCGGGGTCTAAGAGATCGTTCTTTGCTTGTGCGTCGGATTCCGACCGAACGGTGTTTGTGGCTGGAGGACACGATGAGGAGAAGTGCGCGTTGAAGTCCGCATTGGCGTATGACGTGGCGGAAGACAAATGGATGACCATGCCTGACATGGCAAGAGAACGCGATGAATCAAAAGGAGTATTTAATCGTGGCAAGTTCCATGTCATCAGTGGATACAGTACCAACGCGCAAGGCCAGTTCGAGACCAGTGCTGAGTCATTCGACATTGCCACCTGGGAATGGGCACCAGTGCAAGAGGATTTCTTGAACAATCCCATGTGTCCAAGGAACTGCGTCGACGATGGAAATGGAAAGTTGTTGATGTGCAATGATAGTCATGTGATAGTGGGACAAGGATCCACATGGGAAGCAGTGGCGGAGTTACCTAATAATATTCGAAACATGGGATTGATGACAGCGTGGGAGGGCAAAGTGGTGATAATTGGGTCAGAAAGATTTGGAGCGGCCCACGAGATGTTGGTACTAGATTTGAAGAGCTCTAAGTGGAAGAAAGTGGAGGTAGAAGAGGATTTCACAGGCCATGTTCAATATGGATGCTGCCTGGAATTGTAA